In Symmachiella dynata, the following are encoded in one genomic region:
- a CDS encoding serine/threonine protein kinase codes for MSNTDAPSADDSLDPDEELLFARLNAYNDALNRGDYQQQAQLKRDHPDLVELLKCLEGLDSLAPPADDSSQTLVYYEQQHLQTDPPPDNPLNVSESVQLQTGFPRPFGKYELQAELGRGGMGVVYKAWQADLGRAVALKMILSSHLASHDDVHRFYEEAKAAGGLRHSHIVAVHEVGQVHGQHFFAMDFVEGPSLAEALTKRIYAPEKAAAFIVAAAQAIDYLHQHGIVHRDLKPANILIDPEGEPIVTDFGLAKVFNTEENLTRTGTIVGTPSYMAPEQAAGQASSVTAASDVYSLGAILYEMLTGRPPFQEPNPLDTLVQVLEGEPTLPTKLNRHIPRDLELICLRCLEKRPEKRYASANALADDLVRFLKREPVEARPVGLAYQLRRWARREPALVSRLGALLLTILVVQAKYSYNGYDWSFHRDVLVLLGLWGLTAFMFQWMLNQEHLANFARFAWCATDAILLTILLAIVDPPVGPLLIGYPMIIAAAGLFFRVRLVVFTTIVTIMAFAVFAWLRPEEIALIHYGMIYAAVLGVIGFVIAHQVYRVRVLNRYYDSRQ; via the coding sequence ATGTCGAATACAGATGCTCCCTCCGCAGACGATTCTCTCGACCCGGACGAGGAACTCCTCTTTGCCCGTCTGAATGCCTACAACGATGCGCTCAATCGCGGCGACTACCAACAGCAGGCGCAATTGAAACGGGACCACCCCGACTTGGTTGAGTTGCTCAAATGCCTCGAGGGATTGGATTCGTTAGCCCCTCCTGCGGACGATTCATCACAAACGCTGGTGTACTACGAACAGCAACACCTGCAGACCGACCCACCACCCGATAATCCCCTCAACGTCTCCGAGAGCGTTCAACTCCAAACCGGCTTTCCCCGCCCCTTCGGAAAATATGAACTCCAAGCGGAACTCGGCCGCGGCGGAATGGGCGTTGTTTACAAAGCTTGGCAAGCGGATCTTGGCCGAGCGGTGGCGCTGAAAATGATCCTCTCCAGCCATCTCGCTTCGCACGACGACGTGCACCGGTTTTATGAAGAAGCCAAAGCCGCCGGCGGACTGCGGCATTCGCACATCGTCGCCGTGCACGAAGTCGGACAGGTACACGGACAGCATTTCTTCGCCATGGATTTCGTCGAAGGTCCCAGTTTGGCCGAAGCTTTGACCAAGCGGATCTATGCTCCGGAAAAAGCAGCGGCGTTCATTGTCGCAGCTGCTCAGGCCATCGATTATCTGCATCAACATGGCATCGTGCACCGCGACCTGAAACCGGCAAACATTCTGATCGATCCCGAGGGCGAACCGATCGTCACCGACTTTGGATTAGCCAAAGTTTTCAACACCGAAGAAAACCTCACCCGCACCGGCACGATCGTCGGCACGCCCAGTTACATGGCGCCCGAACAAGCCGCCGGTCAAGCCTCATCGGTGACCGCCGCCAGCGATGTCTATAGCTTGGGCGCCATTCTCTACGAAATGCTCACCGGTCGACCGCCGTTTCAGGAACCCAACCCACTCGATACGTTGGTGCAGGTCCTCGAAGGAGAACCGACCTTGCCCACCAAGCTCAATCGCCACATCCCCCGCGATTTGGAACTGATCTGTCTGCGCTGCTTAGAAAAACGTCCCGAAAAACGCTATGCCTCTGCGAATGCGCTAGCTGACGACTTGGTCCGCTTTCTCAAACGCGAGCCGGTCGAAGCCCGGCCGGTGGGACTCGCCTACCAACTGCGCCGCTGGGCTCGTCGCGAACCGGCCTTGGTTTCGCGGCTGGGGGCGCTGTTGTTGACCATCCTCGTCGTGCAGGCCAAGTATTCTTACAACGGATACGATTGGAGCTTTCACCGTGACGTACTGGTGTTGCTCGGATTATGGGGCCTAACGGCGTTCATGTTTCAATGGATGCTCAACCAAGAACACCTCGCCAATTTCGCCCGCTTTGCGTGGTGCGCGACCGATGCCATTTTGCTGACGATCCTACTCGCCATCGTCGACCCACCCGTCGGACCGCTACTGATCGGTTATCCCATGATCATCGCCGCCGCCGGTTTGTTCTTCCGTGTGCGATTGGTCGTGTTCACCACGATCGTGACCATCATGGCCTTTGCCGTATTCGCTTGGCTGCGCCCGGAAGAAATCGCTCTCATCCACTACGGCATGATCTACGCCGCGGTCCTGGGGGTCATCGGTTTCGTCATCGCCCACCAAGTCTACCGCGTACGCGTTCTCAACCGATACTACGATTCACGACAATAG
- a CDS encoding metallophosphoesterase encodes MLIGIISDSHDHLPRLEAGLERLRKEGAELLIHPGDIIAPFAAKILASWQGPLHVVYGNNDGERRGLKSVLPQIVDGPLLVECKGKRISVDHYPPDDEHPPVDDVDVILFGHTHEVVNEHRNGTLYLNPGENCGWVRGESTVATLDTDSLKAEIIRLEA; translated from the coding sequence ATGTTGATTGGCATCATTTCTGATTCGCACGATCACCTACCGAGACTGGAAGCTGGGCTGGAGCGGTTGCGAAAAGAAGGGGCTGAGTTGTTGATTCATCCCGGAGACATCATCGCGCCATTTGCCGCTAAGATTTTGGCGAGTTGGCAAGGCCCGTTGCATGTGGTTTATGGGAATAACGATGGGGAGCGGCGCGGACTGAAATCGGTGTTGCCGCAAATTGTCGATGGTCCGCTGCTTGTCGAATGCAAAGGGAAACGGATCAGCGTCGACCACTATCCCCCCGACGACGAGCATCCGCCGGTCGACGATGTGGATGTGATTCTGTTCGGGCATACGCACGAGGTCGTCAACGAGCACCGCAACGGCACATTGTACCTCAATCCGGGTGAAAACTGTGGATGGGTCCGCGGGGAATCGACAGTTGCTACGCTCGACACCGACAGCCTGAAGGCGGAGATCATTCGTTTGGAGGCGTAG
- the tadA gene encoding tRNA adenosine(34) deaminase TadA, with protein MISPPDNPLDDHKIYMAKALDQARAAYEEGEVPVGAVIVHGGRIIAEAHNQREALNDPTAHAEMIAITQAAEALESWRLLDCVLYVTLEPCPMCAGAIVQARIPAVTYGTTDPKAGACQSLYTITSDPRLNHQSTIVGGILMEECRDLLRQFFAEQRALGKK; from the coding sequence TTGATCAGTCCTCCCGACAATCCGCTTGATGATCATAAGATCTACATGGCCAAAGCATTGGATCAGGCGCGTGCGGCCTATGAGGAGGGGGAAGTTCCGGTCGGGGCGGTGATTGTGCATGGCGGGCGGATTATTGCCGAGGCACACAATCAACGCGAAGCGCTGAATGATCCCACCGCGCATGCGGAGATGATCGCCATCACCCAGGCGGCTGAGGCGTTGGAATCGTGGCGGCTGCTGGATTGCGTGCTCTATGTCACGCTCGAACCCTGCCCGATGTGCGCCGGAGCGATTGTGCAGGCACGGATACCGGCGGTGACGTACGGGACGACCGATCCCAAAGCAGGGGCCTGCCAGTCGCTGTATACGATCACCAGTGACCCACGGTTGAATCACCAGTCGACGATCGTGGGGGGCATTCTTATGGAGGAGTGCCGGGACCTATTGAGACAGTTCTTTGCTGAACAGCGGGCGCTGGGCAAGAAATAA
- a CDS encoding VOC family protein, with the protein MEPRVSLITLGVNDLDASLKFYRDGLGFPTSYTADQGVIFFRTGGTCLGLYPLDKLAKDVSPDLVPERGQFSGITLAHNVREKSEVDQVLEQAVAAGATIEKPAADTFWGGYSGYFSDLDGHLWEVAWGAFEFRDDGSLIIP; encoded by the coding sequence ATGGAACCTCGTGTGAGTCTCATCACGCTCGGCGTCAATGACCTCGATGCATCGCTGAAGTTTTATCGCGATGGGCTGGGGTTTCCCACGAGCTACACGGCCGATCAAGGGGTGATTTTCTTTCGAACCGGTGGCACCTGCTTGGGACTTTATCCGTTAGACAAATTGGCCAAGGACGTTTCGCCCGATCTTGTGCCGGAGCGGGGTCAGTTCTCCGGCATCACGTTGGCGCACAACGTGCGTGAAAAATCAGAGGTTGATCAGGTGCTCGAGCAAGCAGTAGCAGCAGGCGCTACGATTGAAAAGCCGGCGGCGGATACCTTTTGGGGTGGGTATTCGGGCTATTTCAGTGACCTCGACGGCCATCTGTGGGAAGTCGCCTGGGGAGCATTTGAATTCCGCGATGATGGCAGTTTGATCATTCCCTAA
- a CDS encoding GTPase domain-containing protein, translating into MTAPELAQLEMLAQVDELVAKLNEWVEPEIGWEPLRQSQALVRRLLRRIEGLRVRLESPLVVATFGGTGTGKSALVNALVGREISPSARQRPTTIRPMLLVHSQTDVEMLGLPLDKLDVVQCDTPVLRDIAVIDCPDPDTSEAANAGSNLEQLHQLLPHCDVLIYTSTQQKYRSARVVDELGQAATGCRLLFVQTHADVDEDIRNDWISQLDGRYEVPDVFFVDSLRALREQQAGQRPSGDFGRLQDLLTTQLAASQRTLIRRANLVDLVQSALDHCQKNIVAHQPQLQELEEILQEQRHKLIGKMSDQLCDELLSSRNLWERRLISSVTQNWGMSPFSSVLRLYNGLGNFIASFTLFRARSSAQVALIGAAQGVRWLAEKRSEHRAESRLERLSTFGLDDSALRESQVVINGYVQSAKLDPELAQPGNLDSLRNEAARLEDQFLGDATTRVDQLIDRLADKHSGFFVRWWYELLLMSMVGYILFWPARNFFYDMPVNDAPPKSMDYYVTAAIFLVLWSGTLVMLFTRRLRKGLNREITELAQSLAQSKIATGLFPDLESTCAAIETHTERLEVLSSTTKSLRRHIATPAGLGAAVPVEVEP; encoded by the coding sequence ATGACCGCTCCGGAACTTGCCCAACTCGAAATGCTCGCGCAGGTCGATGAACTTGTCGCCAAACTCAACGAGTGGGTCGAGCCGGAAATCGGTTGGGAACCGCTGCGACAATCGCAGGCACTGGTTCGCCGCTTGTTACGACGGATCGAAGGCTTGCGCGTCCGTTTGGAATCGCCACTGGTCGTCGCCACGTTCGGTGGCACGGGAACCGGCAAGAGCGCGCTGGTCAATGCGCTCGTCGGCCGCGAAATCTCACCCAGTGCCCGCCAACGGCCAACCACCATTCGCCCGATGTTGCTCGTCCATTCCCAAACCGACGTCGAGATGCTCGGCCTGCCGTTAGACAAACTCGATGTTGTCCAATGCGATACCCCGGTGCTCCGCGATATCGCCGTCATCGATTGCCCCGACCCCGATACCAGCGAAGCGGCCAACGCCGGCAGCAACTTGGAACAACTGCATCAACTGCTGCCGCACTGCGACGTGTTGATTTACACGTCGACGCAACAAAAGTATCGCTCCGCCCGCGTCGTCGACGAACTCGGCCAAGCCGCCACCGGTTGTCGATTGTTGTTTGTGCAAACGCATGCGGACGTCGACGAAGACATTCGCAACGATTGGATTTCACAACTCGACGGCCGGTACGAAGTCCCCGATGTGTTCTTTGTCGATTCGTTGCGGGCCTTACGAGAACAACAAGCAGGGCAACGCCCCTCAGGTGATTTCGGCCGGTTGCAGGACCTGCTCACCACACAACTCGCAGCCTCGCAACGGACATTGATCCGCCGCGCCAATCTGGTGGACCTCGTACAGTCGGCGCTCGATCATTGCCAGAAAAACATTGTCGCCCATCAACCACAACTTCAGGAACTGGAAGAGATTCTCCAAGAGCAGCGGCACAAACTGATCGGCAAGATGTCGGACCAATTGTGCGACGAATTGCTCTCCAGCCGCAATCTGTGGGAGCGGCGGTTGATTTCGTCAGTGACGCAAAACTGGGGCATGAGCCCGTTTTCATCGGTGCTGCGGCTGTACAACGGCCTCGGCAATTTCATCGCTAGTTTTACATTGTTTCGCGCACGGTCCTCGGCGCAGGTGGCATTGATCGGTGCTGCGCAAGGCGTTCGTTGGTTAGCGGAAAAACGGAGCGAACACCGCGCAGAAAGCCGCTTAGAACGGTTGTCAACATTCGGCCTCGACGATTCCGCTCTCCGCGAGTCACAGGTCGTGATCAACGGCTATGTCCAATCCGCAAAACTCGATCCCGAACTCGCCCAACCCGGCAATTTGGATTCGCTTCGTAACGAAGCAGCGCGGCTCGAGGATCAATTCCTCGGGGACGCCACGACACGTGTCGATCAACTCATCGACCGGTTAGCAGACAAGCACTCCGGGTTTTTTGTGCGTTGGTGGTACGAATTGTTGTTGATGTCGATGGTCGGTTACATTCTGTTTTGGCCGGCCCGCAATTTCTTTTACGACATGCCGGTCAATGATGCTCCACCCAAGTCGATGGACTATTACGTCACCGCGGCGATCTTTTTGGTGCTCTGGTCCGGCACGTTGGTGATGCTCTTCACCCGCCGTTTGCGCAAGGGGCTGAATCGCGAAATCACCGAGTTAGCCCAATCCCTGGCACAAAGCAAAATCGCCACCGGATTGTTCCCCGATCTCGAATCGACCTGCGCAGCAATCGAAACGCACACCGAACGGCTGGAAGTCCTTTCGTCCACAACGAAGTCGTTAAGGCGACACATCGCCACACCAGCGGGACTGGGAGCAGCGGTACCGGTGGAAGTTGAGCCTTAG
- a CDS encoding HEAT repeat domain-containing protein, producing MKPSLVNQMLPGVHGTLVIAVCAACLSLAGCQMFDVETLRNRFAVLSDPTPATSRLTDAIADTLNADAWTANHEWSPVTEPGSPLLGLRAAPELPRWLFRPAVATGKPLFMVEDVIAAYYTEGNQDSVAASTDPRSAIEREAITQLSIIAHRDDLVGWNAAILLAHRDARSARPFVTVLAQLVGDPPMIGDDRNGENKKSTIVIGKAPRPISPDMRAAAAEAWCLVLATAETDGETAMALPGHLLDDMRRGRDARQILKDDLPMSVEGELIRGIGRRVAPVRIRELAALLNRPPQTGPQASGGDLRRQELHRAAIDACVHYAMTQQAASEEPVNLHDDTVWPRTLWNCEDDNDPWVRNGFGLLLAITKDSRALEVLSKQIADSNSDVQHRALQNLGVLQNKEARGELREYMTRESLLRKTAIQGLAAFGDTELVGYVGDEDARVREELARQLAMFPTAASAAAMADLLTDDVFSVQVAAVEGVKHWPDALLLPLLLHAGVDGNYQTRDNSLAAFARRTGVVVPPFRPDDEYSLRCDRATQIAATAGIAYPPLHEASQARVESLTRVDTERVEEIAQRLKTAVSLGGAAAGGFEIEWFRRLKPEDMSSVEKVYHRSEPAARSFLLREILPHLAPEYDALLRMGDADVKRRRAAAADLRKIGNARTLPDIVLEQLSELLVREEDTVVWRDVIAAVEQDTSEPVTRIVQLAVNHRWPDVRQHGCDYVLKHGRPDFAVWMQALFQDSNPMVQLTAIRAVGQCRNQRVLEDQVDDKGNVTLIGLRRLMTSFTGEKHMAVVGSMARLLDPGGLDELNRISYSGDWRTRVAAINVMAATGQTRFVDRLIDVLWLDREARPEVHQAALRAIEALIPAEEHPAELNRLATPQQQAATWHGWWEQRRRKFPTNSPQSAGNGYNRPQPAGQAAMAGAISR from the coding sequence ATGAAGCCGTCGTTGGTCAACCAAATGCTACCGGGCGTCCACGGGACGTTGGTGATCGCGGTCTGCGCTGCTTGCCTGTCGCTCGCCGGTTGCCAGATGTTCGACGTGGAGACGTTGCGAAACCGCTTTGCAGTGTTGTCGGATCCAACCCCGGCGACGTCTCGACTGACCGATGCGATTGCCGATACGCTCAATGCCGATGCCTGGACGGCGAATCATGAATGGTCGCCGGTCACGGAACCGGGATCGCCGCTGCTTGGTCTGCGGGCTGCGCCGGAGCTGCCGCGGTGGTTGTTTCGTCCAGCGGTCGCCACCGGCAAGCCCTTGTTCATGGTGGAAGATGTGATTGCTGCTTATTACACCGAGGGCAATCAGGATTCGGTAGCGGCATCGACGGATCCGCGCTCGGCAATCGAACGGGAAGCGATCACGCAACTGTCGATCATTGCCCATCGCGACGATTTGGTGGGGTGGAATGCGGCGATCCTGTTAGCACACCGCGACGCCCGATCCGCGCGGCCGTTTGTGACGGTCTTGGCGCAACTGGTTGGTGATCCACCGATGATTGGCGACGACCGCAACGGCGAGAACAAGAAATCTACAATCGTAATCGGAAAAGCACCGCGGCCGATCTCTCCCGATATGCGGGCCGCCGCAGCCGAGGCGTGGTGTCTGGTTTTGGCGACCGCTGAAACCGATGGCGAAACGGCGATGGCGCTGCCGGGGCATTTGCTGGACGACATGCGACGTGGTCGAGATGCGCGGCAGATTTTGAAAGACGATTTGCCCATGTCGGTGGAAGGCGAATTGATTCGCGGTATTGGTCGCCGGGTTGCTCCGGTGCGGATTCGCGAACTGGCAGCACTCTTGAATCGTCCGCCGCAGACCGGTCCGCAAGCTTCCGGTGGTGACTTGCGGCGACAGGAATTGCATCGCGCCGCTATCGACGCATGCGTGCATTATGCAATGACCCAACAAGCCGCATCTGAGGAGCCGGTAAACCTGCACGATGATACTGTCTGGCCGCGAACGTTGTGGAATTGTGAAGACGACAACGATCCCTGGGTCCGGAATGGGTTCGGGTTGTTGTTGGCGATCACGAAAGATTCGCGTGCTTTGGAGGTCTTGTCGAAACAGATTGCCGATTCCAATAGCGACGTGCAACACCGCGCGCTGCAAAATCTGGGCGTGCTGCAGAACAAAGAAGCACGCGGCGAATTACGAGAGTACATGACGCGCGAGTCATTGTTGCGCAAAACGGCCATTCAAGGATTGGCCGCCTTTGGGGATACGGAACTTGTCGGTTACGTCGGCGATGAAGATGCACGCGTGCGGGAAGAACTGGCGCGACAACTGGCGATGTTTCCCACCGCCGCATCGGCTGCAGCAATGGCTGACCTGTTGACCGACGACGTATTCTCCGTGCAAGTGGCGGCGGTCGAAGGGGTGAAACACTGGCCCGATGCGTTGCTGTTGCCGTTGCTATTGCACGCGGGAGTGGATGGAAATTATCAAACGCGGGATAACAGTTTGGCGGCCTTTGCCCGCCGGACGGGCGTCGTGGTCCCGCCGTTCCGCCCGGATGATGAGTACTCGTTGCGGTGCGACCGCGCCACGCAAATTGCGGCGACAGCGGGAATCGCCTATCCACCGCTGCACGAGGCTTCCCAGGCGCGGGTGGAATCACTGACGCGCGTCGATACCGAGCGGGTGGAGGAAATCGCCCAACGTTTAAAAACCGCTGTCAGTCTGGGTGGCGCGGCGGCTGGAGGCTTTGAAATCGAGTGGTTCCGACGTCTGAAACCGGAGGACATGTCGTCGGTGGAGAAGGTGTATCACCGTAGCGAACCAGCGGCGCGGTCTTTTCTGTTGCGCGAAATTCTCCCGCACTTGGCGCCCGAATACGATGCGCTGTTGCGGATGGGCGATGCGGACGTCAAACGCCGTCGCGCCGCAGCGGCGGACTTGCGTAAAATCGGAAATGCGCGCACCTTGCCGGATATCGTTTTGGAACAATTGTCTGAACTGTTGGTTCGCGAAGAGGACACCGTGGTTTGGCGCGATGTGATCGCCGCCGTCGAGCAGGATACCAGCGAACCGGTCACCCGCATTGTGCAACTGGCGGTCAATCATCGTTGGCCCGATGTGCGGCAGCATGGTTGCGACTATGTGTTGAAACATGGACGGCCCGATTTCGCCGTTTGGATGCAGGCGCTGTTTCAGGACTCCAACCCGATGGTGCAACTGACGGCGATCCGGGCCGTCGGACAATGTCGCAATCAACGGGTTCTGGAAGACCAGGTGGATGACAAAGGCAATGTGACATTGATTGGCCTCAGGCGGCTGATGACGTCCTTCACGGGTGAAAAACATATGGCGGTTGTCGGCAGCATGGCGCGGCTGTTGGATCCCGGCGGACTGGACGAATTGAATCGAATCAGTTATTCCGGCGATTGGCGGACGCGTGTTGCGGCCATCAATGTGATGGCGGCCACCGGCCAGACCCGTTTTGTGGACCGATTGATCGATGTGCTGTGGCTGGACCGAGAGGCACGGCCTGAAGTGCATCAAGCAGCGCTGCGGGCGATTGAAGCCTTGATTCCGGCCGAAGAACACCCGGCGGAGTTGAATCGTTTGGCGACTCCCCAGCAACAAGCAGCGACTTGGCACGGTTGGTGGGAGCAACGTCGGCGAAAATTTCCGACAAATTCCCCACAATCGGCCGGAAACGGATATAATCGGCCACAACCAGCCGGACAGGCGGCGATGGCAGGCGCCATATCCCGTTGA
- a CDS encoding STAS domain-containing protein, producing MSDASDNPQSESFQIEYHGGCVLIIPATDVESMQWDLIEQAADIVMTPLRDLEVPMVVFDLSEVSYFGSVFLSLLLRCHKFVKSAGGELVLCGASEMAKELLSVTALDTLWAIYEDREEALEALAG from the coding sequence ATGAGCGATGCTTCCGACAATCCGCAAAGCGAAAGCTTTCAAATCGAGTATCACGGCGGCTGCGTGTTGATCATCCCGGCGACGGACGTGGAGTCGATGCAATGGGATTTGATCGAACAGGCGGCCGACATTGTGATGACGCCGTTGCGGGACCTGGAAGTCCCGATGGTCGTCTTCGACCTGAGCGAAGTGAGCTACTTCGGCTCGGTCTTTTTGTCGCTGTTATTGCGATGTCACAAATTCGTCAAAAGCGCCGGCGGAGAATTGGTCCTGTGCGGCGCGAGCGAAATGGCCAAGGAGTTGTTGTCGGTGACAGCTCTGGACACGCTGTGGGCGATCTACGAAGACCGCGAAGAGGCACTGGAAGCGCTGGCGGGGTGA
- a CDS encoding winged helix DNA-binding protein has protein sequence MSRGLSYQQIFTLRYIAACNDRCDCLIHLYEAWGQHLHTSDDPENDIKAGDLNKNFASASFALSIRGLERRGLITRETLARDRRRTCLVLTEQGKEKATAYHNVRFGDEIDQRLKRAAHGPPRDTSWHSSGHKVDGPHIGVENGSRV, from the coding sequence ATGTCTCGAGGATTATCTTACCAGCAGATATTTACGCTGCGTTATATCGCAGCCTGCAACGACCGTTGTGATTGTTTGATTCACTTGTACGAAGCCTGGGGACAACATCTCCACACCAGTGACGATCCGGAGAACGATATTAAGGCCGGCGACTTGAATAAGAACTTCGCCAGCGCCTCGTTCGCCCTCTCCATTCGCGGCTTAGAACGCCGTGGATTGATTACCCGCGAAACGTTAGCCCGCGACCGTCGCCGAACGTGCTTGGTATTGACCGAACAAGGCAAAGAAAAGGCAACCGCCTACCACAATGTCCGTTTCGGTGACGAAATCGACCAACGCCTCAAGCGGGCCGCGCATGGTCCACCGCGTGACACTTCATGGCATTCCAGTGGACACAAAGTAGACGGTCCCCACATCGGGGTCGAAAACGGTTCACGCGTTTGA
- a CDS encoding NADPH:quinone oxidoreductase family protein, translated as MKAVLCKSYGPPENLTLEEIPDPQPATGQVLIDIHAAGLNFPDTLQIAGKYQFQPPFPFIPGAEVAGTIAQVGEGVTDFQVGNRVMALPGIGGMAQRVVADATAVDPIPDAMDFETAAGFGLIYHTSYHALKQRADLQPGETLLVLGASGGVGLAAVEIGKAFGARVIAAASTDEKLAIAQQHGADELINYGDGALKDKVKNLTGGKGADVIYDPVGGDLFDQATRCVNWKGRILVVGFTSGTIPKYPTNLALLKGCQLVGVFWGDFRRREPELCRKNCAELFDLYEQGRLKPLISQVFPLEQYVEALNVFINRQAVGKIVLGIER; from the coding sequence ATGAAAGCCGTGTTGTGTAAATCCTATGGACCGCCGGAAAACTTAACCCTCGAAGAGATCCCCGATCCACAACCCGCTACCGGGCAAGTGCTGATCGATATCCATGCTGCGGGTTTGAATTTTCCCGACACGCTGCAGATCGCCGGAAAGTATCAATTCCAACCCCCGTTCCCATTCATCCCGGGAGCCGAAGTTGCCGGGACCATTGCCCAGGTGGGTGAAGGCGTGACCGACTTTCAGGTCGGCAATCGCGTCATGGCACTGCCGGGAATCGGCGGCATGGCTCAGCGCGTCGTGGCGGACGCAACAGCGGTCGACCCGATACCCGATGCCATGGACTTCGAAACAGCTGCCGGATTTGGGTTGATCTACCACACCTCATATCACGCTCTCAAACAACGCGCTGATTTGCAACCCGGAGAAACGCTGTTGGTGCTGGGCGCTAGCGGCGGGGTCGGATTGGCTGCGGTCGAGATCGGCAAAGCATTCGGCGCACGCGTCATCGCCGCCGCGAGCACCGATGAAAAATTGGCGATCGCCCAACAGCACGGCGCGGACGAGTTGATCAACTACGGCGATGGAGCGCTCAAGGACAAAGTCAAGAATCTGACCGGCGGCAAAGGAGCCGATGTCATTTATGACCCAGTCGGAGGAGACCTGTTTGATCAAGCAACCCGCTGCGTGAATTGGAAAGGGCGGATTCTCGTCGTCGGTTTCACGAGCGGCACGATCCCCAAATACCCCACCAACTTGGCGCTGCTCAAAGGCTGCCAACTGGTCGGCGTCTTCTGGGGCGACTTCCGCCGCCGAGAACCGGAACTCTGCCGAAAAAATTGCGCAGAGCTATTCGACCTGTACGAACAAGGCCGCCTCAAGCCATTGATATCACAGGTTTTCCCACTTGAGCAATATGTCGAGGCGCTGAACGTCTTTATCAACCGCCAAGCAGTCGGCAAGATCGTGCTGGGAATCGAGCGCTGA